In the Epinephelus fuscoguttatus linkage group LG10, E.fuscoguttatus.final_Chr_v1 genome, gggaaaaaaaatgcgaAATGCCTCTTGCATCAGGCAGAAAAGGAAAGCAGAGCCAACAACAATCATATTTTGTTTCCAGCTAGGAtactcagagcagaggatccactgtctCTTTCTAGCTGTCACCTTACTCTGGGCAAGTGCAGATTAAGCGAGAAAAAAGGCTATTTAATCAAGATTTTGTGGTACTAAGTGATACATACAAGGCTTAATGTATTTCATGCAgaaagtttttcaaatgtggcacaattGGATTCAAAGCAGTTGCATCCCAAAAAAATCACAGAGAAAACCCACCATCAGAGGCCAGGTAATTCCACCTCTGTTCGACGCTCATCTCCTCCAGGTCTGCAAATgctacaggtttttttttaaacccttcAAGCAGATATTCTAAATTTTACTGAACCAAAATAGCAATTAACATTTGGGCAAATTTGTCCCTAACCCTAAGTAATTGATGTTGGCTGTTTTCCTTATTTAAGTTATTGAAAATTGGTCTTGAATTTCATTTCAAGTGgaataaaagttttaaaaagccTCGGCTCTAGCTTGCTTTAAATTTGAGAAACCCTGCTAAAAAAGCTGTTCATCTGgacttaaaaaatacttttcttgTTGTGTATATGTTTCCTCTCCATTGGTGATGTTCCGCTTGAAGTAGGATCGACTATCCAGTTTTCAAAGCAGAGGTGCCATTGCAGGTTATATTGATGCCTCGCGTTAACATGGCAAAAATCACAAGCAAAGCCCGTTTCATAACACTCTCATCAGAGACGTGACACACTGGTTTTGAACATATGTGCGTGTCAGTCTGCCACAAGCAGACCTGTAGACTTTGCTTAAGTGCTTCCTTTTTATAGTCTAACATTTACTGAACAAAACAGCAGTATAGTTGTGACAACAGCAGGAACACCACTTACATTCTGACTACAATACAAATGCAATACCAAAGTTTGCCCAGCAGATGTCACCATTTTGACTTTTTGAAATGCTTCATAATTATGAACCATTTTCTACACTATGGGTCCTGGTggttaaagctgtagttggtaactacATGAGACAGAAAATCTGTGAAACAAACAATACTCCTCCTTCTCTTATTGCTTATAATGGCATTAACACACATAGATGAAAACTACCCACTAGAGCTGAGGAGTGTCTaactcagctgtcagtcatgtcaattaCTGCCAGTGAGCTCCTGTAAAACCGTTAAACTAGGCAGCTGATAAATATGGCTCAAGAGTCTGACACTGTATTGCCTATCtttcacctcagatgttttcagaaacataatttGTGTGCTGTTAAattgtaaaatgagaaaattgGTCTGGTCGGTGGGCAGTGCTTGGTGCGTTGCTTGACTATTTCCAACACAGTGGCCGCACCAACAACATTCAACTGTacattaaaatgtttctgaaaacatctgaggcgaTAAGtaagcaatgcagtaacagaatcttgagtcatatttgatcagtgctgccaagtttaacagtttgaccacagttcatgagcTGTGAAacagactcctcagctctgattggttgtcttTGGTGCACTGTAGTCTGATTCTAGCACACGCCATTAGAGGCAGAGAAGTCGAAGggacattattattttttttttactatgtgTTTCATGTAATACTTTTGTGTGTAGTGCCAATTTAagcaaatgtgacaaaaacttattttcatttaagTTGTCAACTGTATCTTAAGTGGTTAACAAAGCTTACTCTCCCCAGTCACCGCTCAGCTTATTGCACAGCTGACTTTGCAATGTTTATTTCTTGCTCTTCTGCTTATCCAATGAATTTGACAACTGAATGGCCTCTGTGGATGTGACACTGGTcgttcatttgtattttttagacgctgaagaagaagaggatcATGATGTTGTGGAGGACAGCGGGTATGCAGAGGTTAGCCGGTGCTCCCACAGTGCTGAGCCAGAGGAAGACTGGGAAGCAAATTTCTGATCTGGCGGATACAGCTTTGTTGTCGGGGCAAGTAGGTGACTTGTTGAGTGAGCAAATGGTTTCCCTTGGTTACTACTGGACAGTGCAGGTGTACTGACAGTTCCCAACTGCACTGTGTAAACTTTTGGCTTTTGCATTTATTAAATACTTGTTTGGACTGCAACTTTGTGTTATATGTAAATATTAACTGGCCTCTAaattagcagtgtacttgctgAATGAGACAGACTGTCCAAATGTAAATAgtacaataaaaattaaaaaaaaaatgctattcTTGTGCATGATGCTCGTGTTCAATTTAAAACATGCTGAAGACttttaactgttttattcaACAGTGCAAGGTACACATTTGAAGCATCCAGTACACTTGTTAAGGAAGCAAATGTTGGTCTGTAACAGGAAACACTGGACAGTGTCAGAACAGCGCAGAACGTCACTTTACAGGAGAatacattttacagttttataTAGACAACAGCTTcacagaagagaagaagaaaccaTGTTTGTAACAACATGTTAGGTACCAAGATAATCATACCTGTGTcacacaggtaaaaaaaaaaaagaaaaaaaaaaagatttttttttttttatcaaaaaaggggaaaaaaaacagaaaaaatatccaatagttgatatttggtAGCCATAAATCATACACTtaacactgtcataactatgtagtgagaacactttgttttttaacaataaaacatttagCAAAATATGGCACAATATCAGCAATGAAAGATTCAAAAACAAAGACGATGATTTCTTTACAGATGTGATTTTCTTAACATACAACATTTAAACCATGCCgaaagtaaaaacacaaaatgagaaCACAGATCTACAGTTACATCATACAATGTGCAGATATCTGCTTTTAACAGGAAGAAATGAGAACAATGATTCCCTACATGCTAATTAGTGAAATTGTTCCTTCAATGTGGAAATATTCAGATAAGAGATGGCACAATATCAAAATGAGGAAAAACATGAAGATGTGTTAAGTTCTGCGAGCTAACAAAAGGACGTCTTGATCATGCAGAACACAGgaacataaaaacagaacacTGACGTATAGTTAAAACACCATACACTGATGACACTTGTGCAGATATATAACACGTATACAGTTTATGTAGAAGAGGAGGTATCCTACCTCTGCTATGGCTTATGACAGGAGACAGAAGATTACAGATACTGTGCAGTCTGTTTTCACTAGTTATAATGCATCTAATATTCTCATTATGCATAGGCCTTGCAGAGTCCCAGGTAATAACAGTGTGTTGTGTACTTTGGCTAATTTACTTATAAACTAAATAAGTTGTGCACTTAATCTCCTTTTAGGCTAGAAATGCAAATAGCGAACGTGCGTGACACTATCAGGATTTCAAAACTCTCAGCAGATTTATGTTATTAGATTCACTAATCATTCATGTGTTGATTGTGTTGGTTAATTAGACTGATCTGAAACAATTAAGATGTCAGggtatacatacacatacaggatgcctgtggatattctcattcatccaggtcatagttatctcaaggcaattgaatcgaacgcaactggacttggttttgtcttagaagacgtttcacctcttatccaagaggcttcatcggTTCATGCtagtctgactaggctggaactagtctgacaaactggtgtggaagcacccaGGTATTTAGCCCctggggaggtcttcacaaggtcattgatgtcactggttcgttagtgctccaaCAGTGTGTCAACGACagtcgttgaaactcctgctgcaacggTTGTCACTGGagtcgttagagtcacatgaagccatttgtgaacgaccgttgtttttagaggttaagttGTTAAGcctcctgggcaaggatgaaaggacagcgTTAAaggtgggggataggtggtgtcgcagacctcctcctctattgAGAGATGGCTTTTccaatttcacatagatggcttcttttacacctctttcaaaccatcggtcttccctgtccaaaatgtgcacattgctgtcttcGAAGGAGTGTACTTTCTCCTTGAGGTGTAGatagacagctgagtcttgcccTGACAAGTTAGCCCTTCTATGTTGGGCTATGTGTTTgtttagtggttgttttgtttcaccaatgTACAAGTCTGGGCATTCCTCACTGCATTGGACAGCGTACACTAGGTTGCTCTTCTGAGTGTGTGGTATACGGTCTTTTGGGTGTACCAGTCTTTGTCTGAGTGTGTCAGACAAACAACggtcgttcacaaatggcctcatgtgactctaacgactCCAGTGACAAccgttgcagcaggagtttcaatGACTGTCGTTGACACACtattggagcactaacgaaccagtgacatcattggccttgtgaagacctccccagaggttaaatacctgggtgcttccacaccagtttgtcagactagttccagcctagtcagactaGCATGAACTGAtaaagcctcttggataagaggtgaaacgtcttctaagacaaaaccaagtccagttgcgttcgattcaattgccttgagacatacacatacacaaaactATTACTCTGGGCGTTTTTAAAAACAGGTGCTGTTGAGATTTTTCTTCATGGCAGTGGGTTACTACAAGTCCTTCACTATACAATCCTTACACATTAATTAGTTAGTACGTCACAGGATCCTTCATTTGTTCACTGATGTTAGCTTCCTGGACAACAGGTCGGCTCACAAAGATGTAGGTGCGTTGCAAAGCGTAAGTATACAATAGATACATAGCTGAAACACTGGGCATTAGATATATCCCCTTCTATAGTAATATTCATCATAGAAGCCCCTTTTTATGTTCACTATTTGCTGCCCTACAAAGGCAGAGAGCAGCAACTTGAGAAAGGAAAACTATGCAATCATTGTGTTTGGATAACCTTTGGGGAATTTGCACAGAATGTAACAACAAAATGTGTATGCTCAGCTTTGTTATCCTTTCAACTAGtttgtttacaaaaataaacttaattttgATTATTTATAGTCTGTAGATTATAGGATTTGAATGCACATATGTCTGTGCATCTATTAATATGACATTTATAGTGAAATTTGTAGAATAATTTACAATTTAATAGATTTAAATGTGTGACTTGAGGTTAGTTTAATCACACCAAAGCACATCAGTGTCACTAGAGTCAAAAGCAAAGATGGAGTTACTGAGATCTGCTAAGATACTGAATTGAGGAAACTGGATTACCcagatgtcattaaaaaaaaaagagattttttttaacaaaacttGTTACTGGGTTTTGCCTTTGTAGGGCAGATTAGTACTGCAGGACAACCCCCGGAAGAAAGCCAAACAAATAAGAACAAGAACTAAGTCAGCAAATTGTCATGTTCTCCCATTTTGTCTTTGCAAACTTACCAATATAGCACTCCTTACAAGAGATCATCTCACATCCTTTCACTCATCCAACATAACAGGATAACAGTTACGCCTAATAAAAGTGGTCTTGCCACATGgcaaacacattcacattcacacagtcagCGCTCACTTGTCAAATAGCTCGAGTCTGATGCCTCATCTTTGTAGTAAAATATTCTCAACTTCAAAACACTGATGGTTGTCAGAGTGCCAACACTTACAGCTTTTTAGCAGCTTATAGGCAAATATTAAATAGAACATCCTAGTTGAAGGAAGTTAAAGGAAGTCTAACAAAAACACTAAGAGACTAAAGGAATGTATTGAAAGCGCATTGCAGCGCAGCGTAGATTTCAGTTCATTCTGATGATGCACACAAAGAGCCTGTCCTGGTGTCCTCTGTTACAGAGTAAGATTAATAATTTTCTTCTTCCTATCAGTTTAAATTGGATTTGGTGATTCAGGTGACCTCAGAAAGATGAGGCTTATCGACACCCAGAGATTGATGGTTGGAGTGGACGGTTTCATTTACgtaaatgttattattttgaatAATCTGGTCAATGTGTCATTTCTCTTACTTCATATCTGCATGTTGACACTGAGATAACGACAGTGTACCTCTCTCTCTTAAAAACCTACCAGGGAGCTACAGTGTCATGTGGCAGATATGAACACAGGAGGGCACTGTTGTAATGTTAACCTTTCACAGAGTGATCAGGTCAGACACTTTGCTGATCAGGTAACGTGTGCTGTAGGAATGCAGATTAAAATTGACGCAGCCTTGCCTCCAGTTATTTTTGATGTAAGCAGTGTCAGTCCACCTCTGAGAGGCTACAGGTCTAACGCTTTATCACCACCTGCTCGTACGCTCCAGCACCAACCCTGGGATaacaagaaaagacaaaattagCGACACATTGTAATATCTGGCTCACATATCACTCAGTAGAGCTGACAACTAACAATGCATATCATGCCctctttttctgcatcaaacCAGGTCATTATTGAAATACAGAACTGTTattaaaacacaattaaatGTGCCAGAAGTTGGAAGACCATTCCCATGAAGTCCATTGTTATGTTAAACTATGTTTTAACCTATCACTAGGCCCAGTGGCTATTAGACTGTGCAATTATAACTCTATTGGGCACCGTGACATCCGACAACATTCTGCAACCCTGACCTAACTTAGATTTAGTCTGCTTTTATATCCTAATCCCACCCAAACAAGGAGATCTTGGCAGCTTGACCCAGCCTTATATCTACATTGTATCTGCTTAAGCTGAACTGCTGTGGCTGGCCCCAATGACTTGATAGGCAGTATCATCTTGATACCATGGCCCGCACAGAAGTCTGGCGATTATCCCTACTTATCTAGTTCCGCTTGTCTCACAAAAATTCGTCCTATCAGTAAATGATTCACAACATTGTCTGACCTAGTGCATCTTTTGAGTGTCCTTGAATCCTGTCCTGAAATAATGTGTTTGctgatttgcacttgaaaagaaaAGATTTTAAATTTCACACTTCAGTTTGAATCTTTGGCCCAACAGCATTCAGTGGCATTATGTCATGTTGTAAATTAAAACACAGCCACTGACAGTCTGGTAAAGCACGTTCAGACTAGATAGACTAGAAAAAACTCACTTAAATTCTGCAGCTGCACCACGATCCTGCTCATCATAAATATTAACACACAATTTCCAGTATTGTTGGGATTATGCTCCATTAATGCGCCCAATCACATCATGAGTGATAGAGATAATTATTAATGCATTGGCCTACTGATTTTGACAATTTAAACCATAAATTTAACATTATTGTTCACATCATTTTAATTCTATGATTTAAACTGAGattacacattatgtgcaataaacattttagAGGAACTGCTCTAAAAACTGATAGCTGTCTCGTCTAAAGAGTCAAAATGtaacatcaagaaaaaaaaaacttccactTTCAAAAAAGGACATGCAGAGGTTTCATTCTGAGCTGGGGGTGACTCAGTCTCTGAACCGATCAGCTATTGTCAGATGACGATAAAGCCCACATGTGCTACTCTCTACTGTTCACCTTTTTTCCGGCCTCTCCGTGAAGTTGAAcgggaccccccccccccaaaaatacCCACACACAGAAAGGGACAGTCTGGTCTATTAGGAATGAGAAAGGGGTCTATCACCTGTTTTAGCGGGATTACCCGTGTTTAAAAAACCCACGGACAAACAAACTAGAAAATTCCATGCTTACCTGGTGGGTAGGTGATGGCTTCCAAGGGCCGTGCTTCCACCAGGGCCGACAAACAGACGCAAGCCCTCCTCTGAAACAGACGTTCGGTCAGTACGGAGAGCACCCACATCCTGCTATATAAATCTTGTCATGAGGAGCAGCCAGTTGCTAGGCAAtctaaaaataatcatttattGACAGCAGCTTTCTTTTCCTAGCTTTGAGCTGGATGAGACcttggaaaggaaaaaaaaaagtcctactactcaaaatacacagactgACTCATGGGGTAGCACAATACTGTCAAGTTAATTATATTGTTATGCAAAGTAGCTGTGCATTGAACACATACAGTAGTGCTCCAGgcaagggctgcaactaatgactgATTGATATGAATTCAGGGTGTCTGTGGGGGCTTAAAAGTGTAAGGAGTTCATGAATCAATTTAGAAACAATTTAGGCCCTTCAAAAGTAGGAGTTTTTCTGACAAactatacttttacttttatgacTTTACTGCGTCATGCCCTACACCCCTTAGCTGATCTTAAGTCTGTGTACACCCTGGTCTCTCAAGGCTTATTgcttaatttgatttatttattagttgGCAACTACTTTGAGAATTAATTATTAGGATTTCTGCTTGGAAATTGACTCCAAACATTTGGTGATTACAACTACTTCAAAGttctctctgcttttctttctttaagtGTCATTGTATTGACAAAACAATTCATAGATGTATCATGAAAATAACTTTATACAAGTCAGTTTGTGTGGTTAAATTTTATTAGCTGCATTCAGCAGCTCAATAGCTTGCTCTGTCGTTTGGTCCACAAATTTTTCCCTATCTTCTGGCGGCCAAAGTTTTTGCCCTATACGAGGCTCAATTTGTTCTGGatgaaaactgtgtgtttgtgaaggtgtgtgtttgtgtttctctggaTGTGTAGCCTACCTTCAGTACTGGAGTCCAGTAGGCTAGGTGTAAAGTCTTGACTCTGAAGAATCTTTTCAACAACATCGTCAGCGTCCACCCGCGTGTCGTCCATTCTCTTTAACTGAGACTCCATGGAGTCCTGCTTCACCGGGTGTCTGAGGGGAGGATGTGCATGAGTCATTGTGTATCTATTTGACCACTAATGGCTTCAACCACAAACTGACAACTCTGTTTCTCATATGAAAtccacatcccatttactgctAAGCAGGGATGAGGTCAACCCATGAGCCGAGGGATTCCATCTGAGCGGCTGGAAATGATGCCTGTTGTCAGTTGACTCATTGtaaccaaactttttttttttctggtaacAGGCACAAACTTCCAAGTGCTACTTAGTGCTCATAAGATACCAAAACTACTGCAAACATTTGTGGCTAAGTGGCcactttctcttcctccactaCTACTCACTGAGCAGCTTGTTTTTTAACCAGCCTCATCTTGTTACCAAGACTAGAAACGATGACGTCTACTTTTTTTCTGATTCTTGTGCATATTTGAGCAGTCTTTGAACAAAACCAAGGGACAAATCAACATTTTGTAAAATacacttattcactttcttgctgagagtttgaTGAGAAGATGTATGCCTCTCTCATGTCTGTGGGTAAATATATGAGAAGATGTAGCCACTTAGCTTAGTATAAAGGCTGGAAGGAAGAAAGCAGAGAGCCTGTCCTCTAAGCCTAGCAACACCTCTGAacctcactaattaacacattatatataCAAGAAGCAAAGTGTAAATGTTGTGGTTTCATGAGGAGATAGCAgccagactatttcttggccaaAGCACTTCCTGAAGTCTTGTTGTCACTGTGAGGTTGCCAGGCGGCAAGTGGAGACACAAGCTGTGGTAGCTTCATTTTCATATGTACAAATATGAAAGTAGTATAGATTTTCTCATATAACTGTCAGCAAGGTAGTGAAAAAGcttgtttccaaaaatgtcaagtTATTCATTCAAAAACCCCAAATGCTGTGTAAAGCAAAACATGTTGACTGGTGGTCAAAGAGGATGGCTAAATATAAAGTGCTACCTAAGccttaaaaatactgaaaactATCCTCAGTGTTGAGTTTGAGAAGCTGCTACGCTTGATTCATGTTTGGACATTTTTagatcacacaaacacaatgactAACATTTTTAGAAATACTCAGAGCGTCTGTTGACACCACATAATGAAACCACAGATAACTTTGCTGCCTCACTGCTTTTCTCTGCATGACAGCTGCTTCCCGAAACGTGACCCAAGCCTCAGGTGTGATCTTAAGTTTGTTAACTTCTTTAAATAACTACTCTGTTTTGCACTCATTACCTGCAATAAAAATATGCTGAACTTGCAGACTGCTTTCTTCATTAAACTGTGACAACAATTACATCTTCagtaattgtattttatttgtttacccTAAATATTCACCTGTTGAGTCGTTCACAGGATGAGGCGCTGCGTACAGGTGTACCCGCTGGGTTGCTAGTGGTGGCAGTGGGGACTGGGTGTTCAGGTAGAGCAGGGCAGGGTCTGGACTCTCTGTCCCGGTCCTCACTGGGCTCTGGGATGCTGCCGATGCCCGTCGAAGCGCTGCCCACTGAATGGTTTCTCCGGTGGCTGAACTCTGACATGCTGGAGGAGCGTGAGTGACCTGTGCTGTAGCCTGAGAGAGATGGGCAATGGTTTCATAATAATACTTATACAGTACAGTAGCAGTTCTCAAATCTGCAGTAACagatttttttggccactgaATGTAAGtcaaatattcactctcttgcagctctgtttttggtctctaccagcTCCTGCAGTAAATATTTGGCtccttagctgctaaatgctccactgtacTACACTATCACCATGATTTATCAATAATTGACAAACTGTATGCCCTGAGAAATCAAGGGATGCATTCATaatattatactgtatatttatatagCAATAGTGCCAGGGGTCTAATCTCCATTTAAATATTATGCATTTCATGTATgcacaaatttttttttaataataactgCTTTACTAATGGAAGACAAGCCTAAGTCAATAATCTGCTATTCATGTTAGGCAGGATACAATcttagttttagttttgttttttttctttttgcaaaaCCCACTTTGCTGTGCTGTCAAGCAGATTTGCAACTTCCAATGTGTTAAAAGATTTATCAGTTCAGCAGAGTTGTGCAGCGACACCCACACACTCGAACTGTTCATGTCTGCAGGAAGTCATGACAGGGACGAGACATCTGAGGCTTTCAGTATCTTTTAAATCATTTCTCAaaacttgtttaaaaaaaaagaagaaaaaagtattttaataaTGCTAGCATTCAGTTCTgtcttattattatcattattgttggaTATTCAATTTAGTGTTTGTATCATTTTAATTGTCTGATTTTATCTGCCTCATTGCACCCTGACATGTTTTAATCCTGATTCAACCATGTACTGATGTGTATCTCAGAGCATCAGTTCAGCACAGCGACTGAAGAGCAAACTGCCCACACACTATAACGAGGCaggaaataacatttttaaattcaaaattaGAGTGCCATTAGAACTGCTCTCAGTGCATGTCTCTACTTCCTCCGATCTTTCATTACAGTCATCTGATCTGCCTGTAATGGAAACTCGAGCCTCAGGTTTGAACTGTTCTGGTGGAGTGTCACTGGAAAATTGTTTTATCACTTCCCTCCTCCTTGGTCAAAGGCTGTTCTCAGTTTGACCTTCCACAGAAACATTCTCCAGTAATACGTATGCGTTGCGTAGTTGAGGCTGGTAACAACTAGTTTTAATTCTTTCATTCACCATGCCAGCTTAACATATTACAGCTGTTAAAAAATGGCCtgtttgaggggaaaaaataataacaataatttatgTGGGATGCCCCTACCTGAGAGTTTGGACTGTTGGCTGGCGTAGCTGGACGTTCGGGAGTGGCCGCAGCCCCCAAGATCATCAGAAACGACAGGACACTTCCCTTCTCGACCCTCTGTTAGATTAGAAAGAACAACACAAAAGACAGACAGCATGATAAACACCTGAAAGCTCTACAAGAGTCTGTTCTTTTGTAATTAAGTAAAAACCTCACACGTATAGCTTTGCTTATGCCTCCACGTATAGTCAGAGAGTAACCGGCCAAACCACGCTGTGAACTTTTTAATACCATGGCTCATTCTCAGCTTAAAACACCAGATTTGTGTGTGGTACAGTTTTTTGTGACTGAAAGCTGAAATAGCTGAATCAAGTAAAATCCTGATAATGCAGCACCGCATGTTCCTTTTGTAAATGATCAAGTGTTGTGTCAACACACTGTGCTCTCATTTGCAAGTTAGTCAGGCGTGACCAGAAATTTCTGGCCCCACATACTATATAAAACACCTGT is a window encoding:
- the fam102bb gene encoding protein FAM102B, with the protein product MDLMMMKKKKFKFKVDFELDELSSVPFVNGVLFCKVRLLDGGFSEESSREPVQANCVRWRKRFSFPCKMSASAGTGVLDPCVCRVSVRKELKGGKAYAKLGFADLNLAEFAGSGNTTRRCLLEGYDTKNTRQDNSILKVIISTQLMSGDPCFKTPPSTATVIGIQGDGESLLEERRGGDSQKGCSEGREGKCPVVSDDLGGCGHSRTSSYASQQSKLSGYSTGHSRSSSMSEFSHRRNHSVGSASTGIGSIPEPSEDRDRESRPCPALPEHPVPTATTSNPAGTPVRSASSCERLNRHPVKQDSMESQLKRMDDTRVDADDVVEKILQSQDFTPSLLDSSTEEEGLRLFVGPGGSTALGSHHLPTRVGAGAYEQVVIKR